A stretch of DNA from Triticum dicoccoides isolate Atlit2015 ecotype Zavitan chromosome 2A, WEW_v2.0, whole genome shotgun sequence:
aagagaagctgaagttgaTCCATGACATCTTGAAGGAATGAGGTAGATGAAGATGATCTGGGTAGATGAAGCAGAGCATACCTATCATGATATAAGTTGCTTTGATAAAAGGCTTTGCTAATCTTTTGTGAAGGGTGGTTTAGTTAAGTGTAATGTATGGATGTAGTAGTTGTGAACAATGTTGAACTCCACTATGCTATGGTCTTTAGCTAATGTTGTAAGAATCTAGTAATTATGGTCGTAAGAATCTATGATTATGTTGAACTCCAGTATGCTATGTTATTTAGCTAATGCTCAAGTTATATTTGGTTTGTTCAAAAGTGCCAAATGAGCATTGAGTTGTTTCACAAATGCCAAATGAACAACACAAAAAGCATTGAGTTGTTCACAAGTGCCAAATGACCAAATATTGCAGATATTGCAGGCATAATATGTTGATAGGAGCATGATATGTCCACAAATGACCAGAGAATACATGGTTTGTAGCACAAATAACTTAGTTCACATCAGACTCAACTTAGTACTCCATTAGAACATACATCAGTTTTGTAGCACAACTAACTTAGTTCACATCTTCTGGTACTCCATCAGACCAAAATAGCAACATTCTCTCACTCAAGTGTTGCCACTAGCAGTAAAGAATGACATTGAGCGAGTGTAATTCCCTGGGACACTTGAAGGAGCACCAGAAGTAGAAGGACCAGAAGATGAAGCTCCTGCAGCAAATCTTGGGGCAGTGAAAGGCCTTGCAAATCTTGCACTTGCACTAGCTGACACTCTAGCAGATCTTGAAGTAGATCTTGCAGTAGCAGATCTAGTAGTAGCAGATCTTGCACTAGCAGATCTTGCAGTAGCAGATCTTGCACTAGCAGATCTTGTTGGTGGCTGTTGTGATCCTGATGGAGTATCTTCATTCCTTGATCTTGCAGGTGCCTAAACATACAAGGAACCATGCTAGTTAGTCACAAAGGTTTAGCACAAAAAACATAGAAGGAAAGAAGACCAATTAGCAAGTAAAATTCAAAAGGGTTTACCACATGCTTGTTTTTCCTCATAGCCAACTCTGGTCGCAACTGTTGCTTGCAGTTTGTGTACCTATGGCCTTGGAGCCCACAGTTGTTGCATGTTATAGTGGCCATTCTTGAACTGTCCTTTGGTTTTGGAACCTCAAATCTGCCCTTTATTCtcttctctttccttctccccttctTCACATGAAATTTGGGTGGCTCTATGTCTGGTCCACTTGTCCTTGTCCAATCATGTTCACCAGGAACTGGATATATCATTGGTTCATATGCAGCAAGGTAAAAAGGTTTTTTGAAGAAATTGCGGACATGGTCCTCTGGAAATCTTTTTGCCTTGTTAATTGCTGATATTGCATGGTTGCATGGTATGCCAATCAGGTCCCACTTTCTGCAGCCACATGTATAAACTTCCAAGTTTACAGCATGTGTTTGCTGCCCACTGGTCACTTGCCAAAGATTTACACCAGCTTGTATAGGTTTGCAGAATCTggccctttccttttcctcctcaagCTTCTCAGCATAATGTGGTGTGATCTCCCACAGAGAtgcattttctctctctctctctctgtttctatgcCACCTCACCATCTTCTTGTCCTTAATACCATCAATCATGGTCCTAATAGGTTTTTTCCTAAAATCTAGGATGTACTTGTTGAACACCTCAGACAGGTTGTTAACAACCAAGTCTGTCTTGCAGTTAGTGTCAAAAGCATGCCTAGCCCATGTGTGCTTAGGTATTCCACTTAGTCACTTCCAAGCTTCCTCACTCTCATTTTTCAAGTCATTCATGGCAATGTTAAAGTTGTGTTGGTTATAAGCATAGCTGGCATTATACATGCATTTCTTAAGATCTTCCCCCCTAAACCCAGCATTCTGGAAATTTGCATAAAGGTGCCTAAGGCAAAATCTTTGATGACAGTTTGGAAAAACTTGGTTTACTACATTTAGTAGCCCCTGTTCACATAGCATGCTAGACTTAGTTGTTGTACTACTACATCTAGAACATAACATGCTAATGCAGAAGAACATAAAAGCAAGAACATAACAGAAAGATGCATGCATATCTTCTGTCTATCAGACATGATAGTATAAGGCCCAAATTGCCAACTTCTCCTCCTAGACATATCTTCAGTTCGTCTAGAAACCAACACCAGTTAGCTGTGTCCTCTTGTCCAACAACAGCAAATGCAAGTGGGAAAATATTATTATTCCCATATCTTTCAGTGGCAGCTAGGATTTGAGCACCAGTGGTGAGCTTAATAAAGCATCCATCAACAATTGTTGTTGCAACCAAAGAACAATTTAAACTTCTACAAAGCATTACTAAACTATATATTACAAAGCATTACTAAACTATATATTTAAGTATAAAGAACTATAAAGCACCACTACATCAATTGAGAAAGAACTATAAAGCATTACTAACCAATGAATGGTCTGCATGCATTGAGAAAACACTCCCTTGCTCCATTTATGCAGAAGAACATAGTATGAAACCTTGGTCCTGAATATGGTATTTTTGTAATTGGTTTTGGAGTAACTGTTGCAACTAAAACTCTACTACCATGGTTTGTATCCATGATGGTCTGAGCATAATCCCTAAGCCTGGGATACTGTTTCTTGTGCTCTCCTAGCACAGCTTCCACAGCAAGGTTTTTGGCCCTATAGGCCATGTGCCTTGGCACATCAACACCATACTTCTCATTGCAGTTGTCAATCAGAGTGTGTATGTTGGTGGTTGGATCAGACCTGAACAATGACTCATAGGTCTTTGCAAGCCACTTGGCACTAATCCTAGATGTCTCAATGCTGCTAGGGCAAGTGTGCTCCAGCCTTATTTTCTTAATAGCAAAAGTCTTCTCCCCTTTGATAACTGCAGCAACTATGCAAAACTGGTAGTGCTCTTGCTTACAATAGGCAATGATCCTTTGGTCTGAATTTCTGTGATACCTAAAGTCTCTGGCATGTGCGATGTGCAAGCTCAACAAAGCATCTTTGAATTGCCGCTGATTCTTAAAGCACATGTACAGATATAACTGCTGATGTGGTTGCTCAAGTTTGTCATTGTACCAGATCCTTATACGGCAATCAGGCCGTTTTGCAACACTTAGGCTTAGAGTTAGCACTGCATGATAAAAAAAGGTGACTAGTGGTACTGATTCGTCACAACGTGTCAAAGTGTGATAGTTCCTTGCAATTAACTCGATGAACTGACATGGAGTCCTCGGCCCGGGTGCACACGCATGTTTTTTACGAACGGGCTCAAAAGCGGACGTGTATCCTCTAAGAGCTATAAATCTGACGTTGAATTTTAGAGTGACTAGGACAATGCCGGTGCGTTGCCACGAGGCAATAAAGACAAAGACACTGATCAATATTGTGTGCCATCTCCTTCTTAGTATATCATCATCgctccttttttttgtttttgtcctAAAGCTGTAGAGAAAAACAAAACCTACATGTGTTGATAACCCCTCAAATGTAATCCTTGCAATTTGCCTATATTAGAACACACCAATTATCGGATTAGAAGAACCGTGCAACTAATGAGCCATGGCAAATTGATTTGGACAACAAGGGTCAGGCGAACATGGACCAAGCTGTAGTGTTCTACCTTTCCTGTGGTCCTCCTTGGTTGGTAGCAGCGATGGTTCTCCCCAAGTCCTTAGTCACTTTCAAGCTGCTGCAAAATGAATTTTGTATACAGGtgcatttttttctcttttctgaATTTACAGGCTAAGTAAACATTTGCAGGCTGTTTCTATTTGCAACAACGGTTCCTATTGCCTAATGAAAGCTACAAGAAGGGCATTGTCCACTCAGAACAATCATACTGAAGGTCAAATTAAGCCTGCAACTAATAATATGAAATTACTATTTTTGACATCGAAAGGGTTGGATCTGATAGGAGCATACCCGTTTTTTTACCGGAAGAACATATCGGGTATGGCCACCAAAAAGAATATCAAAATAGCTAGCATTTAGTTTAGACATGACAACTGTTGTGACTTCTAAACTGCTACAACTTCCTTCTATTTGGTGTCTTGGGTATGAGTAAGAAAAATGTTCGGTCTGAAAAGACATAAGGTAAATGAGAGCAAAAAATTATACATATAATGAAATAAGACTGGAGAAGAAATATGTCCTTTAATCGTATGCACAGAGGCATACAGCCATTTCACTAAACGTGTACTGATCTGTTCTTCCAAATTGTCTACAATGAATTCAGTACTCATCTGAATGACTTTCTTTCTTTGTCTCTACGGAGAGAATTGATAACTTATAAATTGGACGTTCGACACCAGCAACGAAAGAGTGGCTCACCATTCTTCAGTGATTCCTCCCTCATATGCATATCATGCAGCAATGTAGCAGACATAATAAGACCCACCTAATCAACTATCAGATCTGGACGCTGCTTCAGATATGATTCCCTTGACGAGAACCCCATGGGCTTACCATTTGAGTGTTGTGTCAACTATCAAAAGTTCAAAACTATCAGATTCGTACAAACAAAAAAggattttctgcaaaaaaacagGATAGATAGAACATGAAGCAACTTACACGCATGATCTCGAGAGGATGTTGGCAGATAGCATCTTCCCTGCTGCAGCCGCCGCAGCCGACCGACTCAGTCGCCGAAAGCCGTAAGGATGCCTCCCACCTTGGCCTCCTCCATTCTGCTAAGGTGGGGCTAACAAGATGTAGGTTTTTTTGGGGGGAAACTCGGATTGGGGAACCGCAACGATCAGGAGCAGCGTCTCATTGGGGATGAGGGGAAGACGGTGGTGGCGCTGCGAGGACGAATTGATGTAAGATGCTAGGGGAGGACGAACTGAGTGGGAAGGAGATGATCGGGGGCGTGGCCAGCGGCCGGATAGACAGCGTATGGGCCTGACGAGACGACCCGGCGGCGACGGCCATGGGAGGCCAGGAGGTCTCGCCCACACTATTCCTCGAAGCCATGGGCCAAGTTCCTCCGGACGGCAACGTCCATTCCCTAGGACGCCCGCGTTCGTGACCTCAGAACATTGCCAATCTCCCCTGCTGCTTGTGAGATGGAAAGGAGAGGTGGTGGGTTGCGCTCATCGCGGTGTCAGGCGACTCTGGCGGCAGCCAAATCGGCAGGAGATAGAATCAACCCGTGGATTCAGGAGATGAGTGAGGGGGGAATTGATCAAAGGTTCTAAGAGAAAACAAACTAACGTGGGACAGGAGGCGTCCAGGGGTGCGGGAGCCGGGAGGGCGAACGAAACGCAACGAGGGTCGGACGAAAGAACGATGTAATAGGGGAAACGGAACTTTAcgtttctttatatatatatatagtagagaAGGTAGAGATTCCGATTGAAAATATGGTGTCTTTCCTTTACCGGACAGCATTGCACGGGTCGGATGAGGCGGTACGAGAGAGGGGGCGGTTGTAGGGCAGCCGGTGGCACGAGGCAGACCGGGCGGTGGCACGGGGCGGAGGCCACGCGCGCACCACGCGCCTCCTCCCCTCCCGTGCGGCCGCAGCCAGAAAGAAATGTCCATGGCCACGCAGCGGCACGCGCCAGGCGGGGGCACGGCACGGTGCCAGCCACGCGCCCTCGCGTGCCCCTCTCTCCCCGACCCCGTCCCCACAGACACGTGGGCTCCCTCCCTACACCCCATGGCCCACGCCTCATCGCCACGCCACCGCCCGCGCAACGGAACGGGCACGCCACGCGCCCCTCcgccccttttcttcttcttcttcttctcgactCTCCGCCATTGCGCTAACCAAGGACAGAGAAGCCAGGCGGCAGCAACCCCTTTCCTCCAATCTCCGTCCATTCGAGGTACGTACTAGGTACTACGTCGTCTGCCTCCTCCAATCTTTTCTCTTTGGGTTTGGATTGGGGACTGGTTTATACGTACGGCTGACGGCGGCGGTTTCTTGGTTTCTATCTCCAGACGTCTGCGGGGCCGGGCAAGGCATGGTCGCCATGCTGCCCGCCGCGAGGGGGGACGCCGCCCCAGCCGCCAGCGCCGGCGCCGCCGACAAGCTCGTCCACGGGTGAGGCCTCTTGCTTTGGAGCGGCTCCAGATCTCGTTTCGTTTTGGGGATTCAGCCAATGGATCTTGTACTGTTTATTTTCATTCTCTGAACGCACGCCGGGAGTAAATGGACGCGCGTGAGGGCTGTGCCCGTGCTCCACTGCTGCTGATGTAGCACCTTTCGATGCGCAGGCCTGTCACcgacggcaagtgcaagaagaaggCCCCGAGGATGATCCACAAGGCCGAGAGGGAGAAGCACAAGCGCGACCTGCTCAACGATCTCTTCAGCGAGCTTGACGAAATGCTAGGTGAGTTGAGTAGGTGTGCATGTTTCTGAATTCTGTCACGGCATTGCTCCAGTGACCCTGTTCCTGAATTTTGGGGGTTGTTTTCTTTTCCTTGTGGTTATTTGGGATGTTACGGTTGAGCGTGCGTGGGCATGTGTGAATCTGCATCATGTTGTTATCATCCATGTCCAAGCCAATGTTTTTGAGTGAATAGTAGGGTTCAGTATGTGTAATGGATTTCCTTAGTAATAGTAGATCCCAATGAATGTTTATGCTGATGAAAACGTGGATGAACTTGACAACTTGTTACAATCCGTCAAGCTTCAGCTTCGACATTCACTTACGGTGTAAAGCAGCCTCAGACAATGTGAATGTGTACTGCCTGTTTGTCAGCAGCATCTTACTGGTCTTGGATTTTTCATGCCACTCAACTAAATTTGCCACATTAAGCATTGGGTTTATTCTGATCGAATTCAACATCATTTTGCAGAAGCAGACAGGCAGACCAATGGGAAGGCATGTATATTGACTGACACCACTCGAATCCTTCGAGACCTGCTTTCGCAATTAGAATCTCTCCGAAAGGAGAATAGCACCCTGCAGAATGAATCCCATTATGTAAGTCGCTTCTATAATTGTGTTTGCTTCCCTTCTTTTCCGCACTTGATGGTTTATAATTGGTATCTGATGACCCTATGGACTGCCAATTTTTTCGTTTATGCGTAGGATAACTAGGCAAGAGACAAATGCCAAAATTATCATTCCAGAATTGCTGCAATGCATTTTATCACATGATACCTACATACTCGAGCGGTTGTTTATTATCCCATCTTCATTCTGCCACAAACAGGTTACGATGGAGAGGAATGAGCTGCAGGATGAGAACGGTGTGCTCCGCAATGAAATTCTGGAGCTACAAAATGAGCTGGCGACGCTTCCCGCAGGCAACCCAGGTTGGGGCCATGCTACTGCTGGATCGCCTCACCCTGCGGGCACAGTTTTCCCGTCACAGCAACCAATGCAGCCGACCACCATCGCAAGCGCAGTATTCCCCTTGCAGCAGCCTCTGCAACAGACAACAATCCTGGAGCACCCttatgcaccaccaccaccaccacgggaACTTAAGCTCTTCCCAGATGCTGCGTCTGATATCGAAGGCCTTGAACCATCAGAAGATCAGGAGGCCGCCAACCATATTGCGCGACCGCTGGCGAGGTACCCAACACAGTCAGCGTTGTGGCCTGTAAGCCTGGGTCTCCCGAGGATGGAAGACGAACAGTGTAGCAGTGGCACAACCGGCAGTAGCAAGGAAGGTAGTAGCTCTGCCTCTAGTAGAGATTGAGTAGATCAGCTCCAACCAGTCAGGAAGTTTCTCTTTGAGCGTAGCGAATATACACAGATGAGCATGTGGCATGTAAATACCAGACTCCATCTTGGATCTGGGAATGTTATGTTAGATGAGAAGATGACACTCCAATGGGAATCAGAATAGCAGCATTTCTCATCCTTTGTGTTGCACCGTATCATATATATGAACTGATCTAGATTTGATATTTGCAAAGAAAAACTACAGCAATAAGCAATGGATTATATTTATCGGTGGGGGTTTCCTTTGGAGGGGGAACCAGAAGCGGAACTGAAGAGGAAATTGCAGGCGACTCTCTTCAACCATGTAGAGGGTTGCTTAGAGGGTTTCCTTTCCTTGCATTGGGGCCAATCTCTTCAACCATGTACTTCCCTGATCCAAACCCAAAGAGAAAATATATGAGTTTTAATGAAGCTAGCAATCTGCGACCATGTTGTTTCGGTGTCATTTTGGAATTTGGAGACTTAAACAAAGGCTATCGTGTGAACTGTGACTTGCTGTTTACTGAAAAAGCAACGCGCCTCTCAAATTCTTGGAGAAGAAATGTCCTCCTCACGCTGTGAGAGCTCCCATATGTTACCCCTCGAGGTAGTTTCCCAGCCATCCGGCTTGGTTTCACTAAATTGCCAGAAACCACCACAATTGCGTCGAGTGGTGCAAAAAGCCCTCCAGAAAAGCTAAAAGTTTGCGAAAAGCGTCGTTTTTGGTAATCTTTTTGCCAAAAGCACAAAACGCTTGGTTAAGAGCCATCTAATGAGGGTTTCGCTGTTCAATCTGATTAGTGGGTTTCGCTGTCACGGCTGACTAGGCACCAAAATCTCTCACCATTTGACAGGAAAATTATCCTCAtgaagggcccacctgtcagtctcTCACCCATACCTTCTTCCTCTTACTCCTGTGCAGCCCCCGGCCAGGAGCCCAGGTAGACACGCAGGCCAGCGCAGGTTAGTTCGTTTTTCTCCTTGGTTTTCCATTCgttcttatttttcttttgtttatgTTTTTCTTTAGGGGTATCTTTTCGAAAATATTCTAAGTACATATATTCCAAAACTTAAATTAACTTTGACATTTTAAAAAccacgaatttgaaaaatgttaacgcACTGTAAAAAAATGTTAGGgtcattcaataaaatgtttgtcacGTTTAATaaatgttcacatgtttcaaaACAATGTATGGGACATTTTTTAATGTTTATACAATGTTAAAAATATTCGTGTAATTAAAAAACTTATCATTCAAAAAAATGCACGCTACCTTTAAAAAATCTTTACTTCAAAAATATGTTcgtgaatttttttttcaaattataaCAGTGTAAAAAATCATGTAGATTAAAAAACTATTTTGTACTATCATTCAAAAAAATAtttcatcatgtatttgaaaatcATTTAACACATATTTAAAAAAATGTATTCGGAAAAATGTTAAACCTATAACTGAATTTGTttttaaacatatatataaaaaattcagatgtatacgaaaaatatacaatgtgtatggaTAAAATTGGACATAAAGCGTATATttggaaaaatgttaatcaatGTATTTGAAAGAAGCTAACTATGCACAAAAAAATGTTCCTGGTGTATaggaaaaatgtacaatgtgtatgaaaaaaataaACATGTGTTGAAAAACGGAAAAAATGAATAAAATCAGTACTTAAACACAGAACATCGAAACCAGAAGAAAACAGTTGAAACCAACACATAAAaccaaaaaaatcaaagaaaaggaAACCTGAACCGGATAAACAAACAGAAAATCAAAAGTATAAGATACCTTATTGGGCTGGCCCAGTAGCACCTCGACGCGAAAAACACTTAGGGATGAGCAGCCACCATCTCGACCATATAAGCGAGATGGGACTGTCTCaaaatatatatagggtcgcgctattcgtcaNNNNNNNNNNNNNNNNNNNNNNNNNNNNNNNNNNNNNNNNNNNNNNNNNNNNNNNNNNNNNNNNNNNNNNNNNNNNNNNNNNNNNNNNNNNNNNNNNNNNNNNNNNNNNNNNNNNNNNNNNNNNNNNNNNNNNNNNNNNNNNNNNNNNNNNNNNNNNNNNNNNNNNNNNNNNNNNNNNNNNNNNNNNNNNNNNNNNNNNNNNNNNNNNNNNNNNNNNNNNNNNNNNNNNNNNNNNNNNNNNNNNNNNNNNNNNNNNNNNNNNNNNNNNNNNNNNNNNNNNNNNNNNNNNNNNNNNNNNNNNNNNNNNNNNNNNNNNNNNNNNNNNNNNNNNNNNNNNNNNNNNNNNNNNNNNNNNNNNNNNNNNNNNNNNNNNNNNNNNNNNNNNNNNNNNNNNNNNNNNNNNNNNNNNNNNNNNNNNNNNNNNNNNNNNNNNNNNNNNtctattttaccatcaatgcaccgtaattttacgttccgtaagttttgttttATTTTCgatgcaaaaagggaccgtaagaaaatatataatcgtcgtaaaaaatattttatgttatgtaaaattacaaacgtaaaaacatagtctaaaatacacataaactgcaaattttcttgtcttatgacctatatttttattttcttatgtcaaattttacgtagtgaatcaataggaatgtaactatttgaattcgaaacataatttaattatgaaatgatcgtatgaTTAccccgggtgaagaataacttattctgcatcctaggtgatgaatagtaacactatatataagcGAGATGGGAGCTCCCATTGAAATGCTCGtgtccaacaaaggcattttgcacAAGAGCGCTCCCTATTGCGCACTGGACAATATTTGAAAGCAcagatattttttttgaatttgtgaagacATTTTGAAAACGTGATTTATTTTCAGTTCTAAAAAATATTTGTAACAAGGACCTTTTACAAAATCTTTAATGTTTTATAGAATTTGTGAATTTTcgaaaataataataaaagaaaatgaacACAATAAAAGGAAAACCAGATAACCTAGTAAAAAATAACACAAAAAACTCAAATAAAATACCGGTTCACAAACCTTCTACTAAGTTCCCAAAACCGGCCAGGAACTTTCTAGAAGGATCCGGAAATGGGATCATGTACTAGGTTCTCTTCTACAAATGAGCCGACCCATAGGATGGACACAACACAACACGCGTCATATAGAAAACTAGATAATACTCCGTACGTTGTTGCGGGAGTTGGCTGATATATTTGTTGGTGAAGTTGAAACATGAATATTGTATAGATGTAAACAAATTATGGGAAAATATTTTTCACATGCAcggttgcatatttcggtggatcaTTTGCCATGCATGGTAGCATCTTGAGGTGGCCTTATTTACATGCATGACTCTATGTTGACATGGCATAGCTGCATACTAACTTACTAGGATAAAAGGAGATAGTCGGGATCAGTCTCTTATGTATATAGAAAATAGGATATAGGATACCCCAAAGAAAATCGTTGAAAACTAACACAAAAAATAGATGAAAccgacaaaaaaaaggaaaaacagaaaaccaaaaaaTGAGTGGAAAACTAAAGGTATATCATCCCTTCTTCGACCGGCCCAGTAACACCTCTACGCGAAAAACCCTTGAGTCAAGAGCAGCTACCATATCACTGTAAGCAAGATATAGCTCTCGCGTTCCCTCCAAAACAACGTAAGGCACGATGGCGTGTTTCCGACAATGGTACCGTTGATTAAGGCTTACTACGCGGTTGCTAAATCGTGATGAGTTGTATTTACTTTATAATTTGTTGTGAAGAAAGTAGACATACAATAAATAGACAAAGTGGGTCAAAATAAATGTTAAGATTAACAAAAACAATTGGATCAGAGTGAAAAAATGAGACTACTACAATCCATCACAACACTAAAAGTTAAGAAGGCTTAGGAGGTTCATTCAGCATGTCCACGAATTATTTCTCTTTTTCCATGAATACATAAAGTGTGCGTATCTTTTTATTGATAAAGGAaaacataatgagtgcatgaaaggGCACACACAAACACATATATAAGAAGGTGTTTCCATGGAATCCGGAGCAGAGAGACAAGAGACGCTTAGCCCGAATAGAGGAAAAGAAACACAGCTAAACCCACCAAGCCTGAAAGAGGGGTAGGCCGAACCGGCATGACGTCAAACATCTCCAAAGCCAACACAGAGGACGCCACGAGCAACCAAgatagcgccttcaagaaggggagcAGCGACATCATCAATCCGAAGAAGCGGACTAAAAGATCTTCCCCAATGCTCGAGGAGGGCCACAGGTAAAGGCCATGCCAGCGTCTCCAAGAAGGGAAACAACACCCGCGAGTGTTGCCGCTGCCAACGCCAACAATTAGAGCAAGGATTACACCCTGGCCTAAGTCCAAATAATCTCATTCCCGTCATATCAGGATCCGGAGATGAGGAAGTCAGTT
This window harbors:
- the LOC119353096 gene encoding uncharacterized protein LOC119353096; this translates as MIDGIKDKKMVRWHRNRERERENASLWEITPHYAEKLEEEKERARFCKPIQAGVNLWQVTSGQQTHAVNLEVYTCGCRKWDLIGIPCNHAISAINKAKRFPEDHVRNFFKKPFYLAAYEPMIYPVPGEHDWTRTSGPDIEPPKFHVKKGRRKEKRIKGRFEVPKPKDSSRMATITCNNCGLQGHRYTNCKQQLRPELAMRKNKHVAPARSRNEDTPSGSQQPPTRSASARSATARSASARSATTRSATARSTSRSARVSASASARFARPFTAPRFAAGASSSGPSTSGAPSSVPGNYTRSMSFFTASGNT
- the LOC119353097 gene encoding transcription factor BHLH062-like isoform X1, with amino-acid sequence MVAMLPAARGDAAPAASAGAADKLVHGPVTDGKCKKKAPRMIHKAEREKHKRDLLNDLFSELDEMLEADRQTNGKACILTDTTRILRDLLSQLESLRKENSTLQNESHYVTMERNELQDENGVLRNEILELQNELATLPAGNPGWGHATAGSPHPAGTVFPSQQPMQPTTIASAVFPLQQPLQQTTILEHPYAPPPPPRELKLFPDAASDIEGLEPSEDQEAANHIARPLARYPTQSALWPVSLGLPRMEDEQCSSGTTGSSKEGSSSASSRD
- the LOC119353097 gene encoding transcription factor BHLH062-like isoform X2; translated protein: MVAMLPAARGDAAPAASAGAADKLVHGPVTDGKCKKKAPRMIHKAEREKHKRDLLNDLFSELDEMLEADRQTNGKACILTDTTRILRDLLSQLESLRKENSTLQNESHYVTMERNELQDENGVLRNEILELQNELATLPAGNPGWGHATAGSPHPAGTVFPSQQPMQPTTIASAVFPLQHPYAPPPPPRELKLFPDAASDIEGLEPSEDQEAANHIARPLARYPTQSALWPVSLGLPRMEDEQCSSGTTGSSKEGSSSASSRD